From the genome of Streptomyces sp. NBC_01317, one region includes:
- a CDS encoding amino-acid N-acetyltransferase, which produces MSSAVPLPNASANALTVRRARTVDVPAVRRLVDPYVRQGILLDKAPVTLYEDIQEFWVAERDEDARVIGCGALHVMWEDLAEVRTLAVDPAVRGLGAGHLLLDKLLETARWLGVRRVFCLTFEVEFFAKRGFAEIGGTPVDRDVYRELLRSYDEGVAEFLGLERVKPNTLGNSRMLLHL; this is translated from the coding sequence ATGTCCTCAGCCGTTCCGCTTCCCAATGCGTCCGCGAATGCCCTCACGGTCCGGCGGGCCAGGACCGTGGATGTGCCGGCGGTCCGCCGACTCGTGGACCCTTACGTACGCCAAGGCATCCTCCTCGACAAAGCGCCGGTGACGCTTTACGAGGACATCCAGGAGTTCTGGGTCGCGGAACGCGACGAGGACGCGCGTGTCATCGGCTGCGGCGCCTTGCACGTCATGTGGGAAGACCTCGCCGAAGTGCGCACCCTGGCCGTGGATCCTGCGGTCAGAGGCCTGGGAGCGGGCCATCTGTTGCTGGACAAGCTCCTGGAGACGGCCCGGTGGCTGGGAGTGCGGCGCGTATTCTGCCTCACCTTCGAAGTCGAGTTCTTCGCGAAGCGCGGCTTCGCGGAGATCGGTGGGACACCGGTCGACCGAGATGTGTACAGGGAGCTGCTGCGTTCCTATGACGAGGGTGTTGCGGAGTTCCTCGGTCTCGAACGGGTGAAGCCGAACACCTTGGGCAACAGCCGGATGCTTCTGCACCTGTGA
- the panC gene encoding pantoate--beta-alanine ligase, protein MSLAPVLSRADLDRLLDTWHAEHPGRRDGVAVVMTMGALHEGHATLIRAARAHVGPTGFVVVTVFVNPLQFGAGEDLDRYPRTLDADLKTAEHAGADAVFAPSVDEVYPGGAPQVRITAGPMGELLEGASRPGHFDGMLTVVAKLLHLTRPDIAFFGQKDAQQLALIRRMARDLNFPVEIIGVPTVREDDGLALSSRNRFLSVAERRTALALSRALFAARDRLGAQHALRARAEWAPAPDARAAGLSALGEPRLAADAHAVARGGAPARPCGADAVRAAARAVLMPAARAVPPLTLDYLALVDPADFTEVPDDHTGEAILAVAARVGGTRLIDNIPLTFGASQ, encoded by the coding sequence ATGAGCCTCGCCCCGGTCCTCTCCCGCGCGGACCTGGACCGCCTGCTGGACACCTGGCACGCCGAGCACCCCGGCCGGCGGGACGGAGTCGCGGTGGTCATGACCATGGGCGCCCTCCACGAAGGGCACGCCACGCTGATACGGGCGGCCCGCGCGCACGTCGGCCCCACCGGGTTCGTCGTGGTCACCGTCTTCGTCAACCCGCTCCAGTTCGGCGCGGGCGAGGACCTCGACCGCTACCCCCGCACCCTCGACGCCGACCTCAAGACCGCCGAGCACGCGGGCGCCGACGCCGTCTTCGCCCCGTCCGTGGACGAGGTGTACCCGGGCGGCGCGCCCCAAGTCAGGATCACGGCGGGCCCCATGGGCGAACTGCTCGAAGGGGCCTCGCGCCCCGGCCACTTCGACGGCATGCTCACGGTCGTCGCCAAGCTGCTCCACCTCACCCGCCCCGACATCGCGTTCTTCGGACAGAAGGACGCCCAGCAGCTCGCCCTGATCCGCCGCATGGCGCGCGACCTGAACTTCCCCGTCGAGATCATCGGCGTACCGACGGTCCGTGAGGACGACGGCCTGGCCCTGTCGAGCCGTAACCGCTTCCTGTCCGTGGCGGAACGCCGTACCGCCCTCGCGCTCTCCCGCGCCCTGTTCGCGGCCCGCGACCGCCTCGGCGCCCAGCACGCGCTGCGCGCCCGCGCGGAGTGGGCGCCCGCGCCGGACGCGCGTGCCGCCGGACTCTCCGCCCTCGGCGAGCCCCGGCTCGCGGCCGACGCACACGCGGTGGCGCGCGGCGGGGCACCGGCCCGCCCCTGCGGGGCGGACGCCGTAAGGGCGGCGGCCCGCGCGGTCCTCATGCCCGCCGCCAGGGCCGTGCCGCCCCTGACGCTGGACTATCTCGCCCTGGTCGACCCCGCCGACTTCACGGAAGTCCCCGACGACCACACCGGCGAGGCGATCCTGGCCGTCGCGGCACGGGTCGGCGGCACCCGGCTCATCGACAACATCCCCCTGACCTTCGGAGCTTCCCAGTGA
- a CDS encoding BlaI/MecI/CopY family transcriptional regulator, giving the protein MPRQLGDLEDAVMTRVWQWNRPVTVREVLEDLQRERSIAYTTVMTVMDNLHQKGWVRREVDGRAYRYTAVSTRAAYAAALMNEAWSKSDNPAAALVAFFGMMSPEQRRSLEDAVRMARADRPEGDDAEGGPGEGEAPPEAAPGEGRPGERQAEGADGTAEAGR; this is encoded by the coding sequence GTGCCCCGCCAATTGGGAGACCTTGAGGACGCCGTCATGACACGCGTCTGGCAATGGAACCGCCCGGTCACCGTCCGGGAAGTGCTCGAAGACCTTCAGCGGGAACGGTCCATCGCCTACACCACCGTCATGACCGTAATGGACAATCTCCATCAGAAGGGCTGGGTACGGAGGGAAGTCGACGGCCGCGCCTATCGATATACGGCGGTCTCCACCCGCGCCGCCTACGCCGCCGCCTTGATGAACGAAGCATGGTCGAAGAGTGACAACCCGGCCGCCGCCCTTGTCGCGTTCTTCGGCATGATGTCGCCCGAGCAGCGCCGATCTCTCGAAGACGCCGTCCGTATGGCCCGCGCCGACCGCCCGGAAGGCGACGACGCGGAAGGCGGCCCCGGGGAAGGGGAAGCCCCACCGGAAGCCGCTCCGGGGGAAGGCCGGCCCGGGGAACGGCAGGCCGAGGGCGCCGACGGGACGGCGGAGGCGGGGCGATAG
- a CDS encoding L-aspartate oxidase: MAAPAPGWALDADVVVVGSGVAGLTTALRCTAAGLRTVVVTKARLDDGSTRWAQGGVAAALGEGDSPEQHLDDTLVAGAGLCDEEAVRTLVTEGPDAVRRLIGTGAHFDTGAGGELQLTREGGHHRRRIVHAGGDATGLEISRALVEAVRDAALTTVENALVLDLLTDEHGRTSGVTLHVMGEGQHDGVGAVHAPAVVLATGGMGQVFAATTNPAVSTGDGVALALRAGAEVSDLEFVQFHPTVLFLGAGSEGQQPLVSEAVRGEGAHLVDADGVRFMRDQHELAELAPRDIVAKAIMRRMLEKGAEHMYLDARHFGAEMWETRFPTILAACRSHGIDPVTEPIPVAPAAHHASGGVRTDLRGRTTVPGLYACGEVACTGVHGANRLASNSLLEGLVFAERIAADVAERRSPGASAVSSTEDTIPDAPVRPSDLSPPASRQLPLITPEARIRIQRIMSEGAGVLRSAHGLGTAAQALEAVHLDALRADDQPGEGEAKAAVPGVDSWETSNLLCVARVLVAAALEREETRGCHWREDRPERDDAEWRRHLVVRLAPDRSLTVRRTGTAAFPPVDPVYVHAEPDVPREP, encoded by the coding sequence CTGGCCGCCCCCGCCCCCGGCTGGGCCCTGGACGCCGACGTCGTGGTGGTCGGCTCGGGCGTCGCCGGGCTCACCACGGCCCTGCGCTGCACCGCCGCCGGACTGCGTACGGTCGTCGTCACCAAGGCCCGCCTGGACGACGGCTCCACCCGCTGGGCCCAGGGCGGCGTCGCCGCGGCGCTCGGCGAGGGCGACAGCCCCGAGCAGCACCTGGACGACACGCTGGTCGCGGGCGCGGGCCTGTGCGACGAGGAGGCCGTCCGTACGCTCGTCACCGAGGGCCCGGACGCCGTACGCCGGCTGATCGGCACCGGCGCCCACTTCGACACCGGCGCGGGCGGTGAACTCCAGCTCACCCGCGAGGGCGGCCACCACCGGCGCCGTATCGTCCACGCGGGCGGCGACGCGACCGGCCTGGAGATCTCCCGGGCGCTCGTCGAGGCGGTCCGTGACGCCGCGCTCACGACCGTCGAGAACGCGCTCGTCCTCGACCTGCTGACCGACGAGCACGGCCGTACGTCCGGGGTCACCCTCCACGTGATGGGCGAGGGCCAGCACGACGGCGTCGGCGCGGTCCACGCGCCCGCGGTCGTCCTCGCCACCGGCGGCATGGGCCAGGTCTTCGCGGCGACGACCAACCCCGCCGTCTCCACCGGCGACGGCGTGGCACTGGCGCTGCGGGCGGGCGCCGAGGTCTCGGACCTGGAGTTCGTGCAGTTCCACCCCACGGTGCTCTTCCTGGGCGCGGGCTCGGAGGGCCAACAGCCGCTGGTGTCCGAGGCGGTACGGGGCGAGGGCGCCCACCTCGTGGACGCCGACGGGGTCCGCTTCATGCGCGACCAGCACGAACTGGCCGAGCTGGCACCCCGTGACATCGTCGCCAAGGCGATCATGCGGCGCATGCTGGAAAAGGGCGCCGAGCACATGTACCTGGACGCCAGGCACTTCGGCGCGGAGATGTGGGAGACCCGCTTCCCCACGATCCTGGCGGCGTGCCGCTCCCACGGCATCGACCCGGTGACGGAACCGATCCCGGTGGCCCCGGCGGCCCACCACGCCTCGGGCGGCGTCCGGACGGACCTGCGCGGGCGGACGACGGTCCCGGGGCTGTACGCGTGCGGTGAGGTGGCGTGCACGGGCGTCCACGGCGCGAACCGGCTGGCGTCGAACTCGCTCCTGGAGGGGCTGGTGTTCGCGGAGAGGATCGCGGCGGACGTGGCGGAGCGCCGCTCCCCTGGAGCGAGTGCCGTCTCTTCTACTGAAGACACTATCCCCGACGCCCCCGTCCGCCCCTCCGACCTCTCCCCGCCCGCCTCCCGCCAGCTCCCCCTCATCACCCCCGAGGCCCGCATCCGGATCCAGCGGATCATGTCCGAGGGCGCCGGAGTCCTCCGCTCGGCCCACGGCCTCGGCACCGCCGCCCAGGCCCTCGAAGCCGTCCACCTGGACGCCCTGCGCGCCGACGACCAGCCGGGGGAGGGCGAGGCCAAGGCCGCCGTCCCCGGGGTGGACTCCTGGGAGACGTCGAACCTCCTCTGTGTCGCCCGCGTCCTCGTCGCAGCCGCTCTGGAGCGCGAGGAGACCCGTGGCTGCCACTGGCGCGAGGACCGGCCCGAGCGCGACGACGCGGAGTGGCGCCGGCATCTTGTCGTCCGTTTGGCACCGGACCGTAGTTTGACGGTCCGGCGTACCGGAACGGCTGCGTTCCCGCCCGTCGACCCCGTATACGTACATGCAGAACCCGACGTCCCCAGGGAGCCGTAA
- a CDS encoding ATP-dependent Clp protease ATP-binding subunit, with the protein MFERFTDRARRVVVLAQEEARMLNHNYIGTEHILLGLIHEGEGVAAKALESLGISLEAVRQQVEEIIGQGQQAPSGHIPFTPRAKKVLELSLREALQLGHNYIGTEHILLGLIREGEGVAAQVLVKLGADLNRVRQQVIQLLSGYQGKEAATAGGPAEGTPSTSLVLDQFGRNLTQAARESKLDPVIGREKEIERVMQVLSRRTKNNPVLIGEPGVGKTAVVEGLAQAIVKGEVPETLKDKHLYTLDLGALVAGSRYRGDFEERLKKVLKEIRTRGDIILFIDELHTLVGAGAAEGAIDAASILKPMLARGELQTIGATTLDEYRKHLEKDAALERRFQPIQVAEPSLPHTIEILKGLRDRYEAHHRVSITDSALVAAATLADRYISDRFLPDKAIDLIDEAGSRMRIRRMTAPPDLREFDEKIAGVRRDKESAIDSQDFEKAASLRDKEKQLLAAKTKREKEWKAGDMDVVAEVDEELIAEVLATATGIPVFKLTEEESSRLLRMEDELHKRVIGQKDAIKALSQAIRRTRAGLKDPKRPGGSFIFAGPSGVGKTELSKTLAEFLFGDEDALIALDMSEFSEKHTVSRLFGSPPGYVGYEEGGQLTEKVRRKPFSVVLFDEVEKAHPDIFNSLLQILEDGRLTDSQGRVVDFKNTVIIMTTNLGTRDISKGFNLGFAAQGDTKSTYDRMKTKVNEELKQHFRPEFLNRVDDTVVFHQLTEEDIIQIVDLMVDKVDERLKDRDMGLELSPAAKSLLAKKGYDPVLGARPLRRTIQREIEDMLSEKILFGELRSGHIVVVDTEGEGEAKKFTFRGEEKSALPDAPPIEQAAGGGPNLTKDV; encoded by the coding sequence ATGTTCGAGAGGTTCACCGACCGCGCGCGGCGGGTTGTCGTCCTGGCTCAGGAAGAAGCCCGGATGCTCAACCACAACTACATCGGCACCGAGCACATCCTCCTGGGCCTTATCCACGAGGGTGAGGGTGTCGCCGCTAAGGCCCTGGAGAGCCTCGGGATTTCGCTCGAGGCGGTCCGCCAGCAGGTGGAGGAGATCATCGGGCAGGGGCAGCAGGCCCCGTCCGGCCACATCCCCTTCACTCCCCGTGCCAAGAAGGTCCTGGAGCTGTCGCTCCGCGAGGCCCTTCAGCTGGGCCACAACTACATCGGCACGGAGCACATCCTGCTCGGCCTGATCCGCGAGGGCGAGGGCGTCGCCGCCCAGGTCCTCGTGAAGCTGGGCGCCGACCTCAACCGGGTGCGGCAGCAGGTCATCCAGCTGCTCTCCGGATACCAGGGCAAGGAGGCCGCCACCGCCGGCGGTCCTGCCGAGGGCACGCCCTCCACGTCCCTGGTCCTCGACCAGTTCGGCCGGAACCTCACCCAGGCCGCTCGTGAGTCCAAGCTCGACCCGGTCATCGGGCGCGAGAAGGAGATCGAGCGGGTCATGCAGGTGCTGTCCCGCCGTACGAAGAACAACCCTGTGCTCATCGGCGAGCCCGGCGTCGGCAAGACGGCGGTCGTCGAGGGACTGGCGCAGGCCATCGTCAAGGGCGAGGTGCCCGAGACCCTCAAGGACAAGCACCTCTACACCCTCGACCTGGGCGCGCTCGTCGCCGGTTCCCGCTACCGCGGTGACTTCGAGGAGCGGCTCAAGAAGGTCCTCAAGGAGATCCGCACCCGCGGCGACATCATCCTGTTCATCGACGAGCTCCACACCCTGGTGGGTGCGGGCGCCGCCGAGGGCGCGATCGACGCGGCTTCGATCCTGAAGCCGATGCTGGCCCGTGGTGAGCTCCAGACCATCGGTGCGACCACGCTGGACGAGTACCGCAAGCACCTGGAGAAGGACGCGGCCCTGGAGCGCCGTTTCCAGCCCATCCAGGTCGCGGAGCCGTCGCTGCCGCACACGATCGAGATCCTCAAGGGGCTGCGCGACCGTTACGAGGCGCACCACCGCGTGTCCATCACGGACTCCGCGCTGGTCGCCGCCGCGACGCTCGCCGACCGTTACATCTCGGACCGCTTCCTGCCGGACAAGGCGATCGACCTGATCGACGAGGCCGGTTCCCGGATGCGCATCCGCCGGATGACGGCCCCGCCGGACCTCCGCGAGTTCGACGAGAAGATCGCGGGCGTCCGCCGCGACAAGGAGTCGGCGATCGACTCCCAGGACTTCGAGAAGGCGGCGTCTCTCCGCGACAAGGAGAAGCAGCTGCTGGCGGCGAAGACCAAGCGGGAGAAGGAGTGGAAGGCCGGCGACATGGACGTCGTCGCCGAGGTGGACGAGGAGCTGATCGCCGAGGTCCTGGCGACGGCCACCGGCATCCCGGTCTTCAAGCTCACCGAAGAGGAGTCCTCGCGGCTGCTGCGCATGGAGGACGAGCTCCACAAGCGCGTCATCGGCCAGAAGGACGCCATCAAGGCGCTCTCGCAGGCGATCCGCCGTACGCGAGCGGGTCTGAAGGACCCGAAGCGCCCCGGTGGCTCGTTCATCTTCGCCGGTCCGTCCGGTGTCGGTAAGACCGAGCTGTCCAAGACGCTCGCCGAATTCCTCTTCGGCGACGAGGACGCGCTGATCGCGCTCGACATGTCGGAGTTCAGCGAGAAGCACACGGTCTCGCGTCTCTTCGGTTCGCCCCCCGGTTACGTGGGTTACGAAGAGGGCGGCCAGCTCACCGAGAAGGTGCGCAGGAAGCCGTTCTCCGTCGTCCTCTTCGACGAGGTCGAGAAGGCCCACCCCGATATCTTCAATTCCCTTCTCCAGATCCTGGAGGACGGTCGCCTGACCGACTCCCAGGGCCGGGTCGTGGACTTCAAGAACACGGTCATCATCATGACGACCAACCTCGGGACCCGGGACATCTCCAAGGGGTTCAACCTGGGCTTCGCGGCGCAGGGTGACACCAAGAGCACGTACGACCGGATGAAGACGAAGGTCAACGAAGAGCTCAAGCAGCACTTCCGGCCCGAGTTCCTCAACCGTGTCGACGACACGGTGGTCTTCCACCAGCTCACCGAGGAAGACATCATCCAGATCGTCGACCTCATGGTCGACAAGGTGGACGAGCGGCTCAAGGACCGGGACATGGGCCTGGAGCTCAGCCCGGCCGCCAAGTCGCTCCTCGCCAAGAAGGGCTACGACCCCGTGCTGGGCGCCCGGCCGCTGCGCCGGACCATCCAGCGTGAGATCGAGGACATGCTGTCGGAGAAGATCCTCTTCGGCGAGCTGCGCTCGGGTCACATCGTGGTCGTGGACACCGAGGGCGAGGGTGAGGCGAAGAAGTTCACCTTCCGCGGCGAGGAGAAGTCGGCGCTGCCGGACGCCCCGCCGATCGAGCAGGCGGCGGGTGGCGGCCCGAACCTGACGAAGGACGTGTAG
- the nadC gene encoding carboxylating nicotinate-nucleotide diphosphorylase: MSTPEDSPRPEPVDVPLIQIGAPAGASAGGGCGDGCGCSGGADGFGPDDLECGLDPVLAQLLAESGLDPVQVEDIAHVAVEEDLDHGVDVTTVATVPEDAVATGDFTARESGTVAGVHVAEAVLSVVATDEFAVERHVADGDRVEAGQKLLSVTARTRDLLTAERSALNLLCRLSGIATATRAWADVLDGTSAKVRDTRKTTPGLRALEKYAVRCGGGVNHRMSLSDAALVKDNHVVAAGGVAEAFKAVRDRFPGLAVEVEVDTLHQVREVLDAGADLILLDNFTPAETAEAVGIVAGRAILESSGRLTLDTARAYAETGVDFLAVGALTHSSPILDIGLDLREAEPFDAEALADFVSDAEAHDGPDGAGA, from the coding sequence GTGAGCACGCCCGAAGACAGTCCGCGCCCCGAGCCCGTGGACGTACCGCTGATCCAGATCGGCGCCCCGGCCGGGGCGTCCGCCGGGGGTGGCTGCGGCGACGGCTGCGGTTGCTCCGGCGGCGCGGACGGCTTCGGCCCCGACGACCTGGAGTGCGGGCTCGACCCCGTGCTCGCCCAGCTCCTCGCCGAGTCCGGCCTCGACCCCGTCCAGGTCGAGGACATCGCGCACGTCGCCGTGGAGGAGGACCTCGACCACGGGGTGGACGTGACGACCGTCGCGACCGTCCCCGAGGACGCCGTCGCCACCGGTGACTTCACGGCCCGTGAGAGCGGCACGGTCGCCGGCGTGCACGTCGCCGAGGCCGTGCTGTCCGTCGTGGCCACCGACGAGTTCGCGGTGGAACGGCACGTCGCGGACGGCGACCGCGTGGAGGCCGGGCAGAAGCTGCTCAGCGTCACCGCCCGCACCCGCGACCTGCTCACCGCCGAGCGCAGCGCGCTCAACCTCCTGTGCCGGCTGTCCGGCATCGCGACGGCCACGCGCGCGTGGGCGGACGTCCTGGACGGGACGTCGGCGAAGGTACGGGACACCCGCAAGACCACGCCGGGGCTGCGGGCCCTGGAGAAGTACGCGGTGCGGTGCGGCGGCGGCGTCAACCACCGGATGTCGCTGTCGGACGCGGCGCTGGTGAAGGACAACCACGTGGTCGCGGCGGGGGGTGTCGCGGAGGCCTTCAAGGCGGTACGGGACCGGTTCCCCGGCCTGGCCGTCGAGGTGGAGGTCGACACCCTCCACCAGGTCCGTGAGGTGCTGGACGCGGGCGCCGACCTGATCCTGCTGGACAACTTCACCCCGGCCGAGACGGCGGAGGCGGTGGGCATCGTCGCGGGACGGGCGATCCTGGAGTCCTCCGGGCGGCTCACACTCGACACCGCGCGTGCGTACGCGGAGACGGGGGTCGACTTCCTCGCGGTGGGGGCGCTCACGCACTCCTCCCCGATCCTGGACATCGGCCTGGACCTGCGCGAGGCCGAGCCCTTCGACGCGGAGGCCCTCGCCGACTTCGTGTCGGACGCCGAGGCGCACGACGGACCCGACGGGGCGGGCGCCTGA
- a CDS encoding SCO3374 family protein, whose product MTATVPLPRRAPLQGGRVPRASAWARWYGDGPGGLGWPTDGGPPLALLTGVRFDVLELPAGAGTALLRRIGPTGPVALGDGRMRLLVAAGSADELPGLLDWLEWGAIGSVTLGLTALGAGGRTPAPVPPWWPAEGVAQGAAVWLRPPEPGREVEATLPALVPFGRATGNGGSGDAPDLVRLVDAAATECHRARLLHRITLRTNAQPLAFS is encoded by the coding sequence ATGACGGCCACGGTCCCGCTCCCCCGCCGCGCACCGCTCCAGGGCGGTCGCGTCCCCCGGGCTTCGGCATGGGCGCGGTGGTACGGCGACGGGCCCGGCGGACTCGGCTGGCCCACGGACGGGGGACCCCCGCTCGCTCTGCTGACGGGCGTGCGCTTCGACGTGCTGGAGCTGCCCGCGGGGGCTGGTACGGCCCTGCTGCGGCGGATCGGCCCGACCGGGCCTGTGGCGCTCGGCGACGGGCGGATGCGGCTGCTGGTGGCCGCGGGGAGCGCGGACGAGCTGCCGGGGCTGCTCGACTGGCTGGAATGGGGCGCGATCGGCTCCGTAACGCTCGGCCTGACCGCGCTCGGCGCGGGAGGCCGGACGCCGGCGCCCGTACCGCCGTGGTGGCCGGCGGAGGGCGTCGCGCAGGGGGCCGCCGTATGGCTGCGGCCCCCCGAGCCCGGACGCGAGGTGGAGGCGACACTGCCGGCGCTCGTCCCGTTCGGACGGGCCACGGGCAACGGGGGCAGTGGGGATGCCCCCGATCTCGTACGCCTCGTGGACGCGGCGGCCACCGAGTGCCACCGGGCCCGGCTGCTGCACAGAATTACGCTCCGTACGAATGCTCAGCCGTTGGCGTTCTCGTAA
- a CDS encoding Rossmann-like and DUF2520 domain-containing protein: MARNRPVPAADWNGRLRRVNPAAQEPLDPRDRPARLTVGVVGAGRVGPALAAALSLAGHRPVAVSGVSDASVRRAATLLPDVPVVTPAEVLARAELVLLTVPDDALPALVQGLAETGAVRPGQLLVHTSGRYGTKVLDPALRAGALPLALHPAMTFTGTSVDVQRLAGCSFGVTAPEELRLAAEALVIEMGGEAEWIAEESRPLYHAALALGANHLVTLVAQSMELLHKAGVESPDRMLGPLLGAALDNALRSGDAALTGPVARGDAGTVAAHVEVLREHAPAAVAGYLAMARTTADRALAHGMLKPELAEDLLDVLADGDSLGDTRGGAGGGAR; this comes from the coding sequence ATGGCCAGAAATCGTCCGGTACCCGCCGCGGACTGGAACGGAAGGCTCCGACGCGTGAACCCAGCAGCACAGGAACCGCTCGACCCACGGGACCGTCCCGCCCGCCTCACGGTCGGCGTGGTCGGGGCCGGCCGGGTGGGCCCGGCCCTCGCCGCCGCCCTGAGCCTCGCGGGGCACCGTCCCGTCGCCGTCTCCGGCGTCTCGGACGCGTCCGTGCGGCGCGCCGCCACCCTGCTCCCCGACGTCCCCGTGGTCACCCCCGCCGAAGTCCTCGCGCGCGCGGAGCTGGTCCTTCTGACGGTCCCGGACGACGCGCTGCCCGCGCTCGTCCAGGGGCTCGCCGAGACCGGGGCCGTACGGCCCGGTCAGCTGCTCGTCCACACCTCGGGGCGGTACGGCACCAAGGTGCTCGACCCGGCCCTGCGCGCGGGCGCCCTCCCGCTGGCCCTGCACCCGGCCATGACGTTCACCGGCACGTCCGTGGACGTGCAGCGGCTGGCGGGCTGCTCGTTCGGCGTGACGGCGCCCGAGGAGCTGCGGCTGGCGGCGGAAGCGCTGGTCATCGAGATGGGCGGCGAGGCCGAGTGGATCGCGGAGGAATCGCGTCCGCTCTACCACGCGGCGCTGGCGCTGGGCGCGAACCACCTGGTCACGCTGGTCGCCCAGTCCATGGAGCTGCTGCACAAGGCCGGGGTCGAGTCCCCGGACCGGATGCTGGGCCCGCTCCTCGGCGCGGCCCTCGACAACGCGCTGCGCTCCGGCGACGCGGCCCTGACCGGCCCGGTCGCGCGCGGGGACGCGGGCACGGTCGCCGCGCACGTGGAGGTGTTGCGCGAGCACGCGCCGGCCGCTGTCGCCGGCTACCTGGCGATGGCCCGTACGACCGCGGACCGCGCGCTCGCCCACGGCATGCTCAAGCCGGAGCTGGCGGAAGACCTCCTGGACGTCCTCGCGGACGGCGACAGCCTCGGGGACACCCGCGGAGGCGCCGGCGGGGGCGCCCGATGA
- a CDS encoding histone-like nucleoid-structuring protein Lsr2 — protein sequence MAQKVQVLLVDDLDGGEADETVTFALDGKTYEIDLTTANADKLRGLLDPYTKGGRRTGGRAAGSRGKGRVAAGGNKDTAEIRKWAKENGYSVNDRGRVPAEIREAYENANG from the coding sequence GTGGCACAGAAGGTTCAGGTCCTTCTTGTCGATGACCTCGACGGTGGCGAGGCAGACGAGACAGTGACGTTCGCTCTCGACGGCAAGACCTACGAGATCGACCTCACTACCGCCAATGCGGACAAGCTGCGGGGTCTCCTCGATCCGTACACCAAGGGCGGCCGGCGCACCGGCGGCCGTGCCGCGGGCAGCCGTGGCAAGGGCCGTGTCGCGGCGGGCGGTAACAAGGACACCGCGGAAATCCGCAAGTGGGCCAAGGAGAACGGCTACAGCGTCAACGATCGCGGCCGCGTTCCCGCCGAGATCCGCGAGGCTTACGAGAACGCCAACGGCTGA
- a CDS encoding type III pantothenate kinase, translating to MLLTIDVGNTHTVLGLFDGEDIVEHWRVSTDARRTADELAVLLQGLMGMHPLLGDELGEGVEGIAICSTVPSVLHELREVTRRYYGDVPSVLVEPGIKTGVPILMDNPKEVGADRIINAVAAVDLYGGPAIVVDFGTATTFDAVSARGEYAGGVIAPGIEISVEALGVKGAQLRKIELARPRSVIGKNTVEAMQSGIVYGFAGQVDGVVTRMKRELADDPDEVTVIATGGLAPMVLGEASVIDEHEPWLTLIGLRLVYERNVSRM from the coding sequence ATGCTGCTCACCATCGACGTAGGCAACACCCATACGGTCCTCGGCCTGTTCGACGGTGAGGACATCGTGGAGCACTGGCGCGTGTCCACGGACGCCCGCCGTACCGCCGACGAACTCGCCGTCCTCCTCCAGGGCTTGATGGGGATGCACCCGCTGCTCGGCGACGAACTGGGCGAAGGGGTCGAGGGGATCGCGATCTGTTCGACGGTCCCGTCCGTCCTGCACGAACTGCGCGAGGTGACCCGCCGCTACTACGGGGACGTTCCCTCGGTCCTGGTCGAGCCGGGCATCAAGACGGGGGTGCCGATCCTCATGGACAACCCCAAGGAGGTCGGCGCGGACCGCATCATCAACGCGGTCGCGGCGGTCGACCTCTACGGAGGTCCGGCGATCGTGGTCGACTTCGGTACGGCGACGACGTTCGACGCCGTCAGCGCGCGCGGGGAGTACGCGGGCGGGGTCATCGCCCCCGGCATCGAGATCTCTGTCGAGGCGCTCGGGGTGAAGGGCGCGCAGCTCCGCAAGATCGAGCTGGCCCGGCCCCGGAGCGTGATCGGCAAGAACACGGTGGAGGCCATGCAGTCCGGCATCGTGTACGGCTTCGCGGGCCAGGTCGACGGGGTGGTGACCCGGATGAAACGGGAGCTGGCCGACGACCCCGACGAGGTGACGGTGATCGCCACGGGCGGGCTGGCGCCGATGGTGCTGGGCGAGGCGTCGGTGATCGACGAGCACGAACCGTGGCTGACGCTGATCGGGCTACGACTGGTGTACGAACGCAACGTCTCGCGCATGTGA